From a region of the Buchnera aphidicola (Floraphis choui) genome:
- the rpsU gene encoding 30S ribosomal protein S21 has product MPIIKIRENEPFDVALRRFKRSCEKSGILAEIRRREFYEKPTTERKRAKASAIKRLAKKLSRENLKRIRMY; this is encoded by the coding sequence ATGCCTATTATTAAAATACGAGAAAACGAACCTTTCGATGTAGCGTTAAGAAGATTTAAAAGATCTTGCGAAAAATCTGGAATTTTAGCTGAAATTCGAAGAAGAGAATTTTATGAAAAACCTACTACTGAACGAAAGCGCGCAAAAGCATCAGCAATAAAAAGATTAGCTAAAAAACTTTCTAGAGAAAATCTAAAACGAATTCGAATGTATTAA